The following coding sequences lie in one Gemmatimonadota bacterium genomic window:
- a CDS encoding PEP/pyruvate-binding domain-containing protein produces the protein MRFAFLLLVAWPFGLAAQAFPPPLTSQEVAQVRERLAAFRVDPRGPYLRIRWFCADGTTAAPVTGTAVNPCVERGGGVQHAEFKPEAVALGRLGFHPGTLLQAITFEQLLDAERGNSWLRELPLQQFLFEVDNGWVLERAQYYRGARQIEDEEAKGKEILERLLADPGWTRSHYLLAIQSVATIAHPGSSGDRSTQRIRNLATEIAVLDNRFFEVRIKIHSFPSETDLIAVREFSARSGLNAEARSRLGELQELLEAQYDPAVGGQRVTSFARRVPRAFRQPFDQLAPGVGASEPDSALAAAGALLRAIRDHVTTSRDGRGNLVLLDLALTVQERAFTLAQATAAGDAPTRDQGLRRLMALADVAQGAGFLSGREGEALRTAVAELRAAPALTALEYRSALAYLARALDWGWGTARATFGPVQERYQAVEPKAAGFLDALVRGSALLQLSLHIDALVTDADLVLEAPHRLLGRNVTSGARGLNPGLALRPLEVADLHDLESAQSDRIYVIPATTPELRPVAGVLTLDEGNLLSHVQLLARNLGIPNAVVSSAYLDQLRRVSGQDVLFAVSPLGRVFLERPDQVQGPERALIDATRVEPPPRLRLDTSRLHLDRWQPVPLDSLRASISGVLVGPKAANLGELAYAFPDHVSRGVALPFGMFARHVDRPFEGSETTVLQALREAYTTAATMTAGGASEAEVDGYMFERLAWVRRAIEALPWQPDVQEAIAAAVRTTFGGEPTGGVFVRSDTNVEDLPQFSGAGLNLTVAHRRSVDDILSSVKRVWTSPFSERAYLWRKQILEEQGSVYPSVLLLESIHSDRSGVLITSGLQYGPDSLTVVTAEGVGGAVDGEEAETVVLPRNATGGLLLTQAKAPRRRALVDRGAGGTEWRVAALPDTLLGESDLEQLRSVVREWERRLPPEQHDEVWDMEFGFEGGKLWLFQIRPFVRFRSSELMGTLSLLDRQALENGSRPVDLSAPVQRLPVLERDGLMRELSR, from the coding sequence GCGGCGTTCCGCGTCGACCCCCGTGGGCCCTACCTCCGGATCCGCTGGTTTTGCGCGGACGGGACCACGGCCGCTCCTGTCACCGGTACCGCCGTCAATCCGTGCGTGGAGCGAGGCGGTGGCGTCCAGCATGCCGAGTTCAAGCCGGAGGCGGTGGCGCTGGGGCGTCTGGGCTTCCACCCCGGGACCCTGTTGCAGGCGATCACGTTCGAGCAACTGCTGGACGCCGAGCGCGGCAACTCCTGGCTCCGTGAGTTGCCGCTCCAGCAGTTCTTGTTCGAGGTGGACAACGGGTGGGTGCTGGAGCGAGCCCAGTACTACCGCGGCGCTCGTCAGATCGAGGACGAAGAGGCCAAAGGGAAGGAGATCCTGGAGCGTTTGCTGGCCGATCCGGGCTGGACCCGAAGCCACTACCTCCTCGCGATCCAGTCCGTGGCGACCATCGCCCACCCCGGATCGTCCGGAGACCGGAGCACCCAGCGCATCCGGAATCTCGCCACGGAGATCGCGGTCCTGGACAACCGCTTCTTCGAAGTGCGCATCAAGATCCACTCCTTCCCCTCCGAGACCGACCTGATCGCAGTCCGGGAGTTCAGCGCCCGCAGTGGCCTCAACGCCGAGGCGCGCTCCCGCTTGGGCGAGCTCCAGGAGCTTTTGGAGGCGCAGTACGACCCGGCGGTCGGCGGCCAGCGGGTGACGTCCTTTGCGCGGCGGGTGCCGCGCGCGTTCCGTCAGCCCTTCGACCAGCTCGCGCCCGGCGTCGGTGCTTCCGAGCCCGATTCCGCCCTGGCCGCTGCCGGCGCCCTGCTGCGAGCCATCCGGGATCACGTGACCACGAGCCGGGACGGTCGCGGGAACCTCGTGTTGCTCGACCTCGCCCTGACGGTCCAGGAGAGAGCGTTCACGTTGGCCCAGGCCACGGCCGCGGGCGACGCCCCCACCCGCGACCAGGGGCTGCGGCGGCTGATGGCGCTGGCGGATGTGGCCCAGGGAGCGGGATTCCTGTCGGGTCGTGAAGGCGAGGCGCTGCGCACCGCCGTGGCCGAGCTGCGTGCGGCCCCGGCTCTGACCGCGCTGGAGTACCGCAGCGCGCTGGCGTATCTGGCTCGCGCGCTCGACTGGGGGTGGGGGACGGCCCGCGCCACCTTCGGGCCCGTGCAGGAACGCTACCAAGCGGTCGAACCCAAAGCCGCCGGGTTCCTGGATGCGTTGGTCCGGGGATCGGCGCTGCTCCAGCTCTCGCTCCACATCGACGCCCTGGTCACCGATGCCGACCTGGTGCTGGAGGCTCCCCACCGCCTGCTGGGGAGGAACGTGACCAGCGGCGCACGAGGCTTGAATCCGGGGTTGGCGCTACGTCCGCTGGAAGTGGCGGACCTGCACGATCTCGAGTCCGCCCAGAGCGACCGGATCTACGTCATCCCGGCCACCACGCCCGAGCTGCGGCCAGTCGCCGGGGTGTTGACCTTGGATGAGGGCAATCTGCTTTCGCACGTCCAGCTTCTGGCCAGGAACCTGGGCATCCCCAACGCGGTGGTCAGCTCGGCCTATCTCGATCAGCTGCGCCGCGTCTCCGGTCAGGACGTCCTGTTCGCCGTCTCGCCGCTGGGTCGGGTCTTTCTGGAGCGCCCGGACCAGGTGCAGGGCCCCGAGCGGGCGCTGATCGACGCGACCCGCGTGGAGCCGCCGCCCAGGCTGCGGCTCGATACCTCGCGGCTGCACCTCGACCGGTGGCAGCCCGTGCCCCTGGACAGTCTGCGGGCGTCGATCTCGGGTGTGCTGGTGGGCCCGAAAGCGGCCAACCTGGGCGAGTTGGCCTATGCGTTCCCAGACCACGTGTCGCGTGGCGTGGCGCTCCCCTTCGGGATGTTCGCCCGCCACGTGGACCGGCCCTTCGAGGGGAGCGAGACCACGGTTCTGCAGGCGCTCCGGGAGGCGTACACCACGGCCGCGACCATGACGGCGGGCGGCGCCTCCGAGGCCGAGGTGGACGGGTACATGTTCGAGCGACTCGCCTGGGTCCGCCGGGCCATCGAGGCGCTCCCCTGGCAGCCGGACGTGCAGGAAGCGATCGCAGCGGCCGTGCGGACCACCTTCGGTGGCGAGCCCACCGGCGGCGTCTTCGTGCGCAGTGACACCAACGTCGAGGATCTGCCCCAGTTCTCGGGCGCCGGCCTCAACCTGACGGTGGCCCACCGGCGGAGCGTGGACGACATCCTGAGTTCCGTAAAGCGTGTCTGGACATCGCCTTTCTCCGAGCGGGCCTACCTCTGGCGCAAGCAGATCCTGGAGGAGCAGGGCTCGGTCTATCCGTCGGTGCTCCTCCTGGAGAGCATCCATTCGGACCGGTCCGGGGTATTGATCACGTCTGGGCTTCAGTACGGGCCGGACTCCCTCACGGTCGTCACCGCCGAGGGCGTCGGGGGCGCGGTGGACGGGGAGGAGGCCGAAACGGTGGTTCTTCCACGGAACGCCACCGGCGGGCTTCTGCTAACCCAAGCCAAAGCGCCTCGGCGCCGGGCGCTCGTCGATCGCGGGGCCGGCGGCACGGAATGGCGAGTCGCTGCCTTGCCCGACACGCTGCTCGGAGAAAGCGACCTGGAGCAGCTGCGGAGCGTGGTGCGCGAGTGGGAGCGGCGCCTGCCCCCCGAACAACACGATGAGGTCTGGGACATGGAGTTCGGATTTGAAGGCGGCAAGCTCTGGCTGTTCCAGATTCGGCCGTTCGTTCGCTTCCGGAGCTCCGAGTTGATGGGCACCCTCTCCCTCCTGGATCGCCAAGCGCTGGAGAACGGCTCGCGCCCTGTCGATCTCTCCGCCCCCGTGCAACGACTCCCCGTGCTCGAGCGAGACGGCCTCATGCGGGAGCTGTCGCGTTGA